One window of the Capnocytophaga haemolytica genome contains the following:
- a CDS encoding endonuclease I family protein, giving the protein MIKKILLVGLIALLSCNKAASEQPRSDEGEKKKPQQQEQKIVVPKELQAYYGSIDFNKTGKALYDDLATLTIEKHTHILGYGDRHKYLYKADRSEKNPDNVVLLYTGEERYWKEYEGNKGYYPTTFNTEHTYPRSKINKEKNSAAIGDLHHLRVCDKSVNSSRGNRPYTEGKGKAEKIGTAWYPGDEWKGDVARMILYLNLRYNLPLNEDISTGGIDLLLQWNDEDPVSYIEKNRNNVIEGAQGNRNPFIDFPQLARRIYK; this is encoded by the coding sequence ATGATAAAAAAGATTTTATTAGTAGGACTCATTGCACTCCTTTCTTGCAATAAAGCAGCCTCAGAGCAACCACGCTCTGATGAAGGAGAGAAGAAAAAACCACAGCAACAGGAACAAAAGATTGTCGTCCCAAAAGAATTGCAGGCGTATTACGGCAGCATTGATTTCAATAAAACAGGGAAAGCCTTATACGACGATTTAGCGACTTTAACCATCGAAAAACACACACATATCCTTGGCTATGGCGATCGTCATAAATACCTATACAAAGCTGATCGCAGCGAGAAAAACCCTGATAACGTGGTATTGCTGTACACAGGTGAAGAACGCTATTGGAAAGAATACGAGGGCAATAAAGGTTACTACCCTACTACCTTCAACACTGAGCACACTTATCCTCGTTCAAAGATTAACAAAGAAAAAAACTCAGCTGCCATAGGCGACTTGCATCACTTACGCGTATGTGATAAAAGCGTAAACTCAAGCCGAGGTAATCGTCCTTATACAGAAGGGAAAGGTAAGGCTGAAAAAATAGGTACTGCTTGGTACCCAGGTGATGAATGGAAAGGAGATGTAGCACGTATGATTTTATACTTAAACTTACGCTATAACCTACCTCTGAATGAAGATATTTCTACAGGGGGTATTGACCTTCTCCTTCAATGGAACGATGAAGACCCTGTGTCGTACATTGAAAAGAATAGAAACAATGTAATTGAAGGAGCACAAGGCAACCGCAATCCCTTCATTGACTTTCCACAACTGGCAAGAAGAATATATAAATAA
- a CDS encoding ParB/RepB/Spo0J family partition protein, whose protein sequence is MAKTVKKPALGRGISAIFGESAATEINSINDKDADKIVGNIIELDLNLIETNPYQPRTSFNEEELQGLASSIEELGVIQPITVRKLQGQHKYQLISGERRFRAAKIAGLDTIPAYIRLADDNESLTMALVENIQRQDLDPIETALSYQRLIEELNLTQDQLSRRVGKQRATITNALRLLKLPPLIQTGMRDSFISAGHGRALLGIEEAEKQVQIYQRIISENLSVRDTELLVRKAAEEGNDSIHIKIPKSLSSSKVEVPEYIKEQAGQLSHYFGTKVAVKMGKGGKGTLTIPFTSEEDFKRIHNLLHTNE, encoded by the coding sequence ATGGCAAAGACTGTAAAGAAACCAGCATTGGGTCGTGGTATTTCGGCAATCTTCGGAGAGAGTGCAGCTACTGAAATCAACTCTATCAACGATAAGGATGCCGATAAAATTGTAGGTAATATCATTGAATTAGACCTCAATTTAATAGAGACCAATCCTTATCAGCCGCGCACTTCCTTCAACGAAGAGGAGTTGCAAGGGCTGGCTTCTTCCATTGAAGAACTCGGTGTAATACAGCCCATCACAGTGCGGAAACTTCAAGGGCAACACAAATATCAGCTTATCTCAGGCGAACGCCGCTTTAGGGCAGCTAAAATTGCGGGGCTGGATACGATACCCGCCTATATACGCTTAGCTGACGACAATGAGTCGCTGACGATGGCATTGGTTGAGAATATCCAACGGCAGGATTTAGACCCTATCGAAACCGCCCTTTCATACCAACGCCTCATTGAGGAACTTAACCTTACGCAAGACCAATTGAGCCGCCGCGTAGGCAAACAGCGTGCCACCATCACCAATGCACTGCGATTGCTCAAACTCCCTCCGCTGATTCAGACAGGTATGCGCGATAGCTTTATCTCCGCGGGGCACGGGCGTGCATTGTTGGGTATTGAAGAGGCTGAAAAACAGGTGCAAATATACCAACGCATCATCTCGGAAAACTTATCGGTACGCGATACCGAGCTGCTCGTAAGGAAAGCAGCTGAAGAAGGCAATGATTCAATACATATCAAGATACCGAAGAGCCTGAGCAGTAGCAAGGTGGAGGTGCCTGAATACATCAAAGAGCAGGCAGGACAACTCAGCCATTACTTCGGCACAAAGGTAGCGGTGAAAATGGGTAAGGGTGGAAAGGGTACCCTCACCATCCCGTTCACCTCTGAGGAGGATTTCAAACGTATTCATAACTTATTACATACCAATGAATAA
- a CDS encoding putative transporter, whose translation MDWFFNLMSNHESVAYTVIIYGIVIALGVALGKVKVWGISFGIACVLFTGIAMAHFGFTVNKEIQHFMKEFGLILFVYTIGLQVGPGFFASFQKEGIKLNMLALISVLTCVATVVAIFYITGVDMGTLVGIMSGAVTNTPGLGAAQATLESVQTAQGIENAAENAKQLSTAYAVAYPFGVFGIIIVMLALKGFLKVNVDAEKRLHVWRHSKEQVVINRFTIKVSNPALFGKKLSVIKDTLNFDFTISRINRMGEVILADSATIIHRDDVVLIVANKKENEKFLTLMGESVSIDEYFPDEKEVKYASHRINVTQRPIFTKTLAELDVRRRFGVTITRVYRAGIEFLPSADTKLQFGDTLTVIGDEEHIKLVSKEFGNSKKRLNTPHIAELFMGIVLGVLVGSIPFHIPGIAFPVKLGLAGGPLIVAILISRYGGKFSVTHYVSQSANLMIREIGIVLFLASVGLDAGATFIHTILSGSGLYWMGLGALITLIPLIVTSIIARFSSKLDYLETCGLLAGACTDPPALAFANEMTNSEIPALTYASVYPLTTFLRIMVAQILIVFFL comes from the coding sequence GTCATTGCGCTGGGAGTAGCGCTGGGTAAGGTCAAGGTATGGGGCATCTCCTTTGGGATCGCTTGTGTGCTCTTTACAGGGATTGCAATGGCGCACTTTGGGTTTACCGTGAACAAGGAAATCCAACACTTTATGAAAGAGTTCGGCTTGATACTCTTCGTCTATACCATTGGACTACAAGTGGGTCCAGGGTTCTTTGCGTCCTTTCAGAAAGAGGGTATCAAGCTCAATATGCTGGCACTCATATCGGTGCTCACGTGTGTGGCTACGGTGGTAGCTATTTTCTATATCACAGGCGTTGATATGGGTACATTGGTGGGCATAATGTCGGGCGCGGTAACCAATACCCCAGGGCTTGGGGCTGCCCAAGCGACTTTGGAGAGTGTACAGACCGCCCAAGGGATAGAGAATGCGGCAGAAAACGCTAAGCAGCTTTCAACGGCTTATGCGGTGGCTTATCCCTTTGGGGTTTTTGGCATCATCATCGTGATGCTCGCTCTGAAAGGCTTCCTGAAGGTGAATGTAGATGCTGAGAAGCGTTTGCACGTATGGCGGCATTCAAAAGAGCAGGTGGTGATCAACCGCTTTACTATCAAGGTGAGCAACCCCGCACTCTTCGGCAAGAAGCTCAGTGTGATAAAGGATACCCTCAATTTTGACTTTACCATCTCGCGCATCAACCGTATGGGCGAGGTTATCCTTGCTGATAGTGCAACCATTATCCACCGCGATGATGTAGTGCTGATTGTCGCCAATAAAAAGGAGAATGAGAAGTTTCTCACACTGATGGGTGAGAGTGTATCCATTGACGAGTACTTCCCTGATGAGAAGGAAGTGAAGTACGCCTCACATCGCATCAACGTTACTCAGCGACCTATCTTCACCAAGACGCTGGCAGAGCTGGATGTGCGTAGGCGATTTGGGGTAACCATCACCCGTGTGTACCGCGCAGGAATTGAGTTTCTGCCCTCAGCTGATACGAAACTGCAATTTGGTGATACACTCACCGTTATTGGCGATGAAGAGCACATCAAGCTCGTGAGCAAGGAGTTCGGCAACTCAAAGAAGCGACTCAATACGCCTCATATCGCTGAGCTCTTTATGGGTATAGTGCTTGGGGTGCTGGTAGGTAGCATTCCGTTCCACATCCCTGGGATTGCTTTCCCTGTGAAGTTGGGCTTGGCAGGCGGGCCACTGATTGTGGCGATCCTCATTAGCAGGTATGGCGGTAAATTCTCCGTAACCCATTACGTCTCGCAGAGTGCGAACCTGATGATACGCGAGATAGGCATTGTACTATTCTTAGCCAGCGTAGGCTTGGATGCAGGGGCGACTTTTATCCATACGATCCTCAGTGGCAGTGGCTTGTATTGGATGGGCTTAGGGGCACTTATCACGCTCATTCCGCTGATTGTTACCTCCATTATAGCGCGATTCAGCAGTAAACTCGACTATTTGGAAACCTGCGGACTCTTGGCAGGGGCTTGTACCGATCCGCCAGCACTTGCATTTGCTAACGAGATGACTAACTCCGAAATTCCTGCCCTGACGTATGCAAGTGTGTATCCGCTAACTACGTTCCTGAGAATTATGGTTGCACAAATATTGATTGTATTTTTTCTTTGA
- a CDS encoding DUF5683 domain-containing protein, translating to MNKYIVFIGLLCAGISQAQERVQIVEMSSDSVQVEAMKNNVKNITWNTDPLSPAKAAFYSAVLPGLGQIYNKSYWKLPLVYAAVGTPIYFYIINSKEYNRYLTAYKSRQQGRTDDEFYGNRADGQPRLSTDGLRRGIQFYRRNKELSILIGIGLYALNIIDANVEAHLKQFNVDERLSVQPYIQADFLTQPQYGLSITYKSRN from the coding sequence ATGAATAAATATATTGTTTTCATAGGACTATTGTGTGCAGGCATTTCACAAGCCCAAGAGAGGGTGCAAATTGTGGAAATGTCCTCTGACTCGGTGCAGGTCGAGGCTATGAAAAACAATGTTAAGAATATTACTTGGAACACTGACCCCCTTTCGCCTGCTAAGGCAGCCTTCTACTCGGCTGTGTTGCCAGGCTTAGGACAGATATACAACAAGAGCTATTGGAAGCTCCCCTTAGTGTATGCAGCCGTGGGCACACCTATTTATTTCTATATCATCAATTCAAAGGAATATAACAGGTATCTCACAGCTTATAAAAGCAGGCAACAGGGGCGCACCGACGATGAGTTCTACGGCAATCGTGCAGATGGGCAACCCCGCCTAAGCACTGACGGACTGCGCCGAGGCATTCAGTTCTATCGCCGCAATAAGGAACTTTCTATACTGATCGGCATTGGGCTATACGCCTTGAATATCATCGATGCTAATGTAGAGGCACATTTAAAGCAATTTAACGTCGATGAACGCCTGAGCGTGCAACCTTACATACAGGCGGATTTCCTCACACAACCGCAGTACGGGCTTAGCATTACGTATAAATCAAGGAATTAG
- a CDS encoding YbaB/EbfC family nucleoid-associated protein, whose translation MFGDMMGMMGKLKEAQEKIEEAKQRMDSVLIDEAASDGSVKVTITANREIKSIAIDERLLADKEELEDYLVLTLNKAIARATAVNEAELAAVARQGLPFNL comes from the coding sequence ATGTTTGGAGATATGATGGGTATGATGGGGAAACTCAAAGAAGCCCAAGAGAAAATAGAGGAAGCAAAGCAGCGTATGGATAGCGTGCTCATTGACGAGGCAGCCTCTGATGGTAGCGTAAAAGTAACCATCACTGCCAACCGTGAGATTAAGAGCATTGCCATTGATGAGCGGCTGCTCGCTGATAAGGAAGAGCTTGAGGACTACTTAGTGCTTACGCTCAATAAAGCTATTGCACGTGCTACCGCCGTAAATGAAGCTGAGCTGGCAGCCGTAGCAAGGCAGGGGCTTCCGTTCAATCTTTAA
- a CDS encoding ParA family protein: MGKIIAIANQKGGVGKTTTSVNLAAALGVLEKKVLLIDADPQANATSGLGIDVDSIEHGTYELLEHTMEAKDMIVHTDSPNLDLIAAHINLVAVEIELVDKQEREFMLRKSLEPIKDMYDYILIDCAPSLGLITLNALTAANSVIVPIQCEYFALEGLGKLLNTIKSVQKAFNPNLDIEGLLLTMYDARLRLSNQVVEEVQKHFSDMVFKTIIQRNVRLSEAPSYGETIINYDATSKGATNHINLAQEIIDKNKN, from the coding sequence ATGGGTAAAATAATTGCTATTGCAAATCAAAAGGGAGGCGTAGGAAAGACTACTACCTCAGTAAACTTAGCTGCCGCACTTGGGGTATTGGAAAAAAAGGTGCTGCTCATCGATGCTGACCCACAGGCAAACGCCACTTCGGGCTTAGGCATTGATGTGGACTCCATCGAGCACGGCACTTACGAACTGCTCGAGCACACTATGGAGGCAAAGGATATGATCGTGCATACCGATTCGCCTAATCTTGACCTCATCGCAGCACATATCAACTTAGTGGCGGTGGAAATTGAGCTTGTGGACAAACAAGAACGCGAGTTTATGCTCCGCAAGTCATTAGAGCCTATCAAAGATATGTACGACTACATCTTGATAGACTGCGCACCATCGCTGGGGCTGATCACACTCAATGCACTCACGGCTGCCAATTCAGTAATTGTGCCAATACAGTGCGAATACTTCGCTTTGGAAGGCTTGGGCAAGTTGCTCAACACCATCAAGAGCGTGCAGAAGGCTTTCAACCCTAATCTGGACATTGAAGGGCTGCTGCTGACGATGTACGATGCCCGTTTGCGCCTATCAAACCAAGTGGTGGAAGAAGTGCAGAAGCACTTTAGCGATATGGTGTTCAAGACCATCATACAGCGCAATGTGCGCCTGAGTGAAGCTCCAAGCTATGGAGAGACCATCATCAACTATGATGCTACCAGCAAAGGGGCTACCAACCACATCAACTTGGCGCAAGAGATAATCGATAAGAACAAAAATTAA